The genomic window CGTCGTCGTCGAGTAGTCGGCGCCGACGCCCCGGCCCATGCCGAAGCTCACGAGGAACATGACGACGAAGTAGATCGTCAGCGGGACGGCGATCAGCAGGACGTCCGCCGGCGCGGCGACGATGTTCTCGCCCTGGGTGGCGAACATGACGACGACGGTGAACAGCAGCGCGACCAGCGTCAGGGGATCGATCGTCGGAACGAACTCCTCGTCGTACCACTCCTCGCCCTTCGCTCGAGTCCCGATGTAGCGGGTGAGGATGCCGCCCGCGAAGGGGACACCGAGGAAGATCGCGATGGCGTAGAACACCTGTTCGGGCGAGACGTTGAACGTCGTGATCTCGGCAGCGAGTGCGTCCATGCCGAGTACCGGCGGCAGGTACAGCGCGAAGAACCAGACGTAGACGCCGTAGGTGACGATCTGGAACAGGCTGTTGAACGCGACCAGTCCGGTCACGTACTCGGTCGATCCCTCCGCGAGTTCGTTCCAGACGAGCACCATGGCGATACATCGGGCCATCCCGATGAACACGAGCCCGAGGAAGTACTCGGGGCGCGCTGGGAGGCCGGGGACGAGTCCGCTGAAGAAGAACACCGCGAGCCCGAACATCAGCGTCGGGCCGATGAGCCAGTTCTGGACGAGGCTCAAACTGAGCACGCGCCAGTTGCGAAACACCGTCGGCAGCCGTCCGTAGTCGGCCTTCGCCAGCGGCGGGTACATCATGGCGACGAGCCCGATCTCCACGAGGTGCAGGTCCCGAATCGGCTCGGTCACCGACGGGGCGACGTGGCCGAGGCCGACGCCGACGGCCATCGCGGCGAAGATCCAGACTGTCAGGTACTTATCGAGGACGTCCATCGACCGCGGGTCGC from Haloterrigena sp. KLK7 includes these protein-coding regions:
- the arsB gene encoding ACR3 family arsenite efflux transporter, with the translated sequence MSNATHEHGPDCGCEACGDPRSMDVLDKYLTVWIFAAMAVGVGLGHVAPSVTEPIRDLHLVEIGLVAMMYPPLAKADYGRLPTVFRNWRVLSLSLVQNWLIGPTLMFGLAVFFFSGLVPGLPARPEYFLGLVFIGMARCIAMVLVWNELAEGSTEYVTGLVAFNSLFQIVTYGVYVWFFALYLPPVLGMDALAAEITTFNVSPEQVFYAIAIFLGVPFAGGILTRYIGTRAKGEEWYDEEFVPTIDPLTLVALLFTVVVMFATQGENIVAAPADVLLIAVPLTIYFVVMFLVSFGMGRGVGADYSTTTAIGFTAASNNFELAIAVAVAVFGVGSGVAFATVVGPLIEVPVLLALVYVALSFQRRLDWGSSDAGEPTVSTRETPTDD